The Acinetobacter wuhouensis genome includes the window AATCGCCTAGATGTGGTCAATCTTAGTTTTGCAGCTGAATGATCATTTATGCCAATTAAATGATCAAATCAGGTACTCATATTGAAATGAGTGCCTGATTTATAAAAATAAAACGATAAAACCAATCAAATATGAACAGTCCGTACAAAAAACTTTAGCCCAAACTGAAATTATCATGCTATAACATTGGGCAAGCAAAATGCTTCACTACGATGTTGTCTGGATAGATGACACAATAAATTGAATAAATAATTTGAGGAATGAACATGCCTGCATTTTTAACTGACGATTGGTTTGCAAATGTTGAAAAATTAACTGCTGAAGCAGGTGATTTAAACTTACCACCAGCACTTTCAGGTTTAGCGATTAATTTGGTTGTAGCAGATACGAATGGCAACACTGAACTTGCTTTAGATGGCGGTAAAATCGTAAAAGGTTCTTCTGCAAATGCTAAAACAA containing:
- a CDS encoding SCP2 sterol-binding domain-containing protein gives rise to the protein MPAFLTDDWFANVEKLTAEAGDLNLPPALSGLAINLVVADTNGNTELALDGGKIVKGSSANAKTTLNMDAETLRKVFLEFDMAAAMQAFMTGKIKVQGDMSQLMALQTAKPSQEQKDLFKKVLEQTA